A segment of the Asinibacterium sp. OR53 genome:
ATCGATGTCGTCTTCCAGGTGCAGCACAACGCTTTGTGGGGCATAAGCTTCTTTCACTTCTTTGCCGCCTACTTCAATGGCTTTGATAGCAGAACTGATACCGGAAGGTAAAACGGTCACTTTGTCGCCCTTGGCGTAAACACCGCTGCTGATCTTTCCGGCATAGCCACGGTAATCGTGCAGTGCATCTGTTTGAGGGCGGATCACGAATTGTACGGGGAATCGTGCATCGGTATGATTGATGTCGTTCTCTACCTGTATATTTTCAAGAATATGTAAAAGCGATGATCCTTCATACCAGGGGAAGTCTTCACTTTTCTCTACAATATTGGCGCCGTTGATGGCGCTGATGGGAATATACGTAACATCGTTCAGGCCCAATGTTTTCGCTACTTCTGCGTAATCGATCACGATGTTATTGTACACATCCTGGGAATTGTTCACCAGGTCCATTTTATTCACTGCTACTACCACATGGGGTATGTTGAGTAACGAAGCGATGATGGAATGGCGGCGGGTTTGCTCTACTACACCATTGCGGGCATCGATGAGAATGATGGCCAGGTCGGCATTGGAAGCGCCCGTTACCATGTTGCGGGTGTACTGGATATGACCGGGTGCATCGGCGATGATGAACTTGCGTTTGGGTGTGGCGAAATATTTATACGCCACATCAATGGTAATACCCTGCTCTCTTTCAGCGCGCAGGCCATCGGTCAGCAAAGCCAGGTCTATCTCTCCATCGGCTTTGTTCCTGCTTTGCTTTTCAATGGCTTCGAGCTGGTCGATCATGATCGATTTGCTATCATATAATAACCGGCCGATCAATGTGCTTTTACCGTCGTCTACGCTGCCTGCAGTTATAAATCTTAATAAGTCCATGTGTTTGTTTTTAGAAGTAACCATTTTTTTTCCTGTCCTCCATTGCCGCTTCACTCACCCTGTCGTCTATCCTTGTTTCGCCGCGCTCACTGGTTTTGGTGGCAACGATTTCACGGATGATATCATCAATAGAG
Coding sequences within it:
- a CDS encoding sulfate adenylyltransferase subunit 1, giving the protein MDLLRFITAGSVDDGKSTLIGRLLYDSKSIMIDQLEAIEKQSRNKADGEIDLALLTDGLRAEREQGITIDVAYKYFATPKRKFIIADAPGHIQYTRNMVTGASNADLAIILIDARNGVVEQTRRHSIIASLLNIPHVVVAVNKMDLVNNSQDVYNNIVIDYAEVAKTLGLNDVTYIPISAINGANIVEKSEDFPWYEGSSLLHILENIQVENDINHTDARFPVQFVIRPQTDALHDYRGYAGKISSGVYAKGDKVTVLPSGISSAIKAIEVGGKEVKEAYAPQSVVLHLEDDIDISRGDIIVKTDNQPAVGNEIEVLLCWMDHKPLIPGNKYLLQLNSKTVRSVVKEITYKLDVNSLQQEAFPEKVGLNDVVKATIKTASPIAYDSYKKLRTNGGAILIDETSHVTVGACMIQ